A region from the Riemerella anatipestifer genome encodes:
- the ftsH gene encoding ATP-dependent zinc metalloprotease FtsH, with protein sequence MDKNKGFNWFYLLIFGALAVLFLPKLFSSSNTKTINEDEFFNMMKAGKVENLVLMRDSKEGQVFLTKAARTASKDASKQADNPLMALQPSPDFKFAFGDLQYFQQRYDAIKKENPQVKTSMDFDDSESPMQSLLFQALFWIGIMFLFYFVIFRKMAGGSGAGGQIFNIGKSRAKLFDEKDKVQVTFKDVAGLEGAKEEVQEVVDFLKNAEKYTKLGGKIPKGVLLVGPPGTGKTLLAKAVAGEAKVPFFSLSGSDFVEMFVGVGASRVRDLFAQAKAKSPAIIFIDEIDAIGRARGRGAFTGGNDERENTLNQLLTEMDGFGTDTNVIVMAATNRADILDKALMRAGRFDRSIYVDLPELHERKQIFNVHLAKIKLDNTVEVEFLAKQTPGFSGADIANVCNEAALVAARKGHEAVGKQDFLDAVDRIIGGLEKKNKAIKPSEKRRVAFHEAGHASISWLVEHAAPLLKVTIVPRGRSLGAAWYLPEERQLTTTEQMLDEMCATLGGRAAEQVVFGTISTGALSDLERVTKQAQAMVTIYGLNDKVGNISYYDSSGQQEYNFGKPYSEQTAKMIDEEISKIIEGQYQRAINILNENRDKLDALADKLLEKEVIFREDLEAIFGKRAWDPELTETPVSSTENIKKDDEPVVIDNDEEKQELNQ encoded by the coding sequence ATGGATAAAAATAAAGGGTTCAACTGGTTCTACTTACTTATTTTTGGTGCTTTGGCGGTTTTGTTTTTGCCAAAGTTGTTTTCTTCGTCTAATACAAAAACCATTAACGAAGACGAGTTTTTTAATATGATGAAAGCAGGCAAGGTAGAGAACCTAGTATTGATGAGAGATTCTAAAGAGGGGCAAGTTTTCTTAACCAAAGCGGCAAGAACAGCTTCTAAAGATGCATCTAAGCAAGCGGATAATCCGCTTATGGCGTTACAACCGTCGCCAGATTTTAAATTTGCTTTTGGAGATTTACAATATTTTCAGCAGAGATATGATGCTATAAAGAAAGAAAACCCTCAGGTAAAAACTTCTATGGACTTTGATGATTCTGAATCGCCAATGCAGAGTTTGTTATTCCAAGCGTTGTTTTGGATAGGGATTATGTTTTTGTTCTATTTTGTTATCTTTAGAAAGATGGCTGGAGGCAGTGGTGCTGGTGGTCAGATTTTTAATATAGGGAAATCTAGAGCTAAACTTTTTGATGAAAAAGATAAAGTACAGGTAACTTTCAAAGATGTTGCAGGATTAGAAGGGGCTAAAGAAGAGGTACAAGAAGTAGTGGATTTCCTTAAAAATGCAGAGAAATACACCAAATTAGGAGGGAAAATTCCTAAAGGAGTACTTCTTGTAGGACCTCCAGGAACAGGTAAAACTTTATTGGCTAAAGCCGTGGCTGGGGAAGCTAAAGTGCCTTTCTTTTCGTTGTCTGGTTCGGATTTCGTAGAAATGTTTGTGGGTGTTGGTGCTTCTAGAGTGAGAGATTTATTTGCTCAAGCTAAAGCAAAATCGCCAGCCATTATATTTATAGATGAGATAGATGCTATTGGTAGAGCTAGAGGTAGAGGTGCTTTTACGGGAGGAAATGATGAAAGAGAAAATACGCTGAACCAACTTCTAACAGAAATGGACGGTTTCGGTACAGATACTAATGTGATAGTGATGGCAGCAACCAACCGTGCAGATATTTTGGATAAAGCATTGATGCGTGCAGGAAGGTTCGACCGTTCTATCTATGTAGATTTACCTGAATTACACGAGAGAAAACAGATATTTAATGTTCATTTAGCTAAAATAAAACTAGACAATACTGTAGAGGTAGAGTTTTTGGCAAAGCAAACGCCTGGTTTTAGTGGTGCAGATATTGCGAATGTGTGTAATGAGGCAGCATTAGTAGCAGCAAGAAAAGGACATGAAGCGGTAGGAAAACAAGATTTCTTAGATGCAGTGGACAGAATTATAGGTGGATTAGAGAAGAAAAATAAAGCAATTAAGCCTTCCGAGAAGAGAAGGGTAGCGTTCCACGAAGCTGGGCATGCGAGTATTAGTTGGTTAGTAGAACACGCAGCACCGTTGCTTAAGGTAACTATTGTTCCTAGAGGGCGTTCTCTAGGTGCAGCTTGGTATCTTCCAGAGGAAAGACAGCTTACTACTACAGAGCAGATGCTAGACGAAATGTGTGCAACTCTAGGTGGTAGAGCAGCAGAGCAAGTAGTATTTGGAACCATCTCTACGGGAGCATTGTCTGATTTGGAAAGAGTTACGAAACAAGCTCAAGCAATGGTTACTATTTATGGTTTAAATGATAAAGTAGGTAATATTTCTTATTATGATAGTTCAGGGCAGCAAGAATACAACTTTGGAAAGCCTTATTCTGAACAAACGGCTAAAATGATAGATGAGGAAATTTCTAAAATTATTGAAGGTCAATACCAAAGAGCTATCAATATTTTGAACGAAAATAGAGATAAACTAGATGCATTGGCGGATAAGCTCCTTGAGAAAGAAGTTATCTTCCGTGAAGATTTAGAAGCGATATTTGGCAAGAGAGCATGGGACCCAGAGCTTACCGAGACTCCCGTTTCATCTACAGAAAATATTAAGAAAGATGATGAGCCAGTGGTGATTGATAATGATGAAGAAAAACAAGAGCTAAATCAATAA
- a CDS encoding Na+/H+ antiporter NhaC family protein — MKKTSVISVVPLLVFVFTFIGSGIYFNDFYALPSPIAVMAGIVVAFILFKESFNEKIDTFLNGCGDHKILNMCIIYLLAGAFALVSKSIGSVDIIVNLGVNIIPFSYIPVGVFIIASFISISSGTSVGTIVALGSVVVGFADKGIDINLLGAALLGGAMLGDNLSVISDTTIAATQTLGCEMKDKFRTNLKIAIPAAIVTCVLYIVLANTNTPTSNITSSTSPVNTYQLFLILPYLLVILLSLMGINVFLVLLLGVLFSSFLGFFILDFGMLEISKKIYEGFTSMQEIFILSFFTGGLAALVEKAGGMEFLLNRIKKIISGRKSALLGVGTLVSLVDMATANNTIAIIISGKIAKNISTHYKIAPRFMASVLDIFSCVIQGLLPYGAQILIIIGLSNNRIDYFNLVSYTFYPILLLLCVLLWIFFSKEEKKAQT, encoded by the coding sequence ATGAAAAAAACTTCTGTTATCTCTGTTGTACCTCTATTGGTATTCGTATTTACCTTTATTGGCAGTGGTATTTATTTTAACGATTTTTACGCTTTGCCTTCTCCCATTGCTGTGATGGCAGGTATTGTAGTGGCTTTCATTTTATTTAAAGAGTCTTTTAATGAAAAAATAGATACTTTCCTAAATGGTTGTGGCGACCACAAGATACTCAATATGTGTATTATTTATCTTCTTGCTGGAGCTTTTGCCTTGGTATCAAAATCTATAGGAAGTGTAGATATCATTGTAAATTTAGGAGTTAATATTATCCCTTTTTCATATATACCTGTAGGTGTTTTTATAATTGCATCTTTTATTTCTATATCATCAGGAACTTCTGTAGGAACTATTGTAGCTCTAGGTTCTGTGGTAGTTGGGTTTGCTGATAAAGGGATAGATATTAATCTATTAGGAGCGGCACTGTTAGGTGGAGCTATGCTGGGGGATAACCTATCCGTAATTTCGGATACTACCATAGCCGCTACCCAAACACTAGGTTGTGAAATGAAAGATAAATTTAGAACTAATCTCAAAATAGCTATCCCTGCTGCTATCGTTACCTGTGTACTGTATATTGTATTAGCAAATACAAATACTCCTACCAGCAACATCACATCTAGCACCTCTCCAGTTAATACCTATCAGCTATTTCTAATACTACCATATCTATTAGTAATCCTCCTTTCGCTTATGGGCATTAATGTTTTTTTAGTGCTTCTACTAGGCGTTTTATTTAGTAGTTTTCTAGGTTTTTTTATTTTGGATTTTGGGATGCTAGAAATTAGTAAAAAAATATATGAAGGTTTCACCAGTATGCAAGAGATTTTTATACTTTCCTTTTTTACAGGAGGCTTAGCTGCTTTAGTTGAAAAAGCAGGAGGAATGGAATTTCTTCTTAACAGAATAAAGAAAATTATTTCAGGAAGAAAATCTGCTTTACTGGGAGTAGGCACACTTGTAAGCCTTGTAGATATGGCCACTGCCAATAATACAATCGCTATTATTATTTCAGGTAAAATTGCAAAAAATATAAGCACGCACTATAAGATAGCTCCTAGATTTATGGCATCTGTACTGGATATTTTTTCTTGTGTTATACAAGGGCTTCTCCCTTATGGAGCTCAAATACTTATCATTATTGGACTAAGTAACAACCGTATTGATTATTTTAACTTAGTAAGCTATACTTTTTATCCTATTTTATTACTTTTATGTGTACTCCTTTGGATTTTCTTTTCTAAAGAGGAGAAGAAGGCACAAACATAA
- the rsfS gene encoding ribosome silencing factor gives MSNTNDKQELIDTIIRAIQDTKGEDIQVLNLTKIENAVADYFVICSGNSNTQVSAIAGNIEKTVRNELKERPWHTEGAENALWVLVDYVSVVVHVFQKHIREYYEIEELWGDAEVKKIEDLN, from the coding sequence ATGAGTAATACAAACGATAAACAAGAGTTGATAGACACTATCATTAGAGCAATACAAGATACTAAGGGAGAAGATATCCAAGTTCTTAATTTAACTAAAATAGAAAATGCCGTAGCAGATTATTTTGTTATTTGTAGTGGAAACTCTAACACTCAAGTGTCTGCCATTGCAGGGAATATAGAGAAAACAGTGCGTAACGAGCTTAAAGAACGCCCTTGGCATACCGAAGGTGCAGAAAATGCGTTGTGGGTATTGGTAGATTATGTATCTGTAGTGGTGCATGTTTTCCAAAAGCATATTAGAGAATACTATGAAATAGAAGAGCTTTGGGGAGATGCAGAAGTAAAGAAAATAGAAGATTTAAATTAA